A genomic segment from Thiomicrorhabdus aquaedulcis encodes:
- the pal gene encoding peptidoglycan-associated lipoprotein Pal yields the protein MSVTNIKQLFLVGFLGLALVGCSSTPKTEEAAPVATVDTTDADAARLAAEKAAADLAAKKANLMAIIAGKVVRFEFDKSDVQPEFFSIVKANADYLALDPSVAVTINGHCDERGTREYNLALGERRAAAVKTALMSEGVSADRINVVSMGEDSPVAEGHNEAAWSENRRAEFAY from the coding sequence ATGTCAGTCACAAATATTAAGCAATTATTTTTAGTTGGTTTTTTAGGTTTAGCGTTAGTAGGTTGTAGTTCTACTCCTAAAACAGAAGAAGCGGCTCCTGTCGCTACTGTAGATACAACTGATGCAGACGCAGCGCGTCTAGCGGCAGAAAAAGCAGCAGCAGATTTAGCGGCTAAAAAAGCAAATCTAATGGCAATCATTGCGGGCAAAGTAGTTCGTTTTGAATTTGATAAATCAGATGTTCAGCCAGAGTTTTTCAGCATTGTTAAAGCAAACGCTGATTACTTAGCACTTGACCCTTCAGTTGCTGTTACCATTAACGGCCACTGTGATGAGCGTGGAACACGTGAGTACAACCTTGCTTTAGGTGAGCGTCGTGCTGCTGCGGTTAAAACTGCATTAATGTCTGAAGGCGTAAGCGCTGACAGAATCAACGTAGTCAGCATGGGCGAAGACAGTCCTGTTGCTGAAGGTCATAACGAAGCGGCTTGGTCTGAAAACCGTCGCGCTGAGTTTGCATATTAA